A genome region from Thermococcus onnurineus NA1 includes the following:
- a CDS encoding DUF2103 domain-containing protein has product MPRHFKRGVKREHHFLKGLEKPLEEIAQIPGVKKVIPGRIYASDSRGFEIKVSRETPTGLKLIAKSDGSVQDVFLVVDKADRERVWGEIEKLSDEWKN; this is encoded by the coding sequence ATGCCCAGACACTTCAAGCGTGGTGTCAAGAGGGAGCACCACTTTCTCAAAGGCCTTGAAAAGCCCCTCGAAGAGATAGCCCAAATTCCAGGAGTTAAGAAGGTAATTCCCGGGAGGATCTACGCGAGCGACTCAAGGGGCTTCGAGATAAAGGTCTCGCGGGAGACCCCAACGGGGCTGAAGCTTATAGCGAAGAGCGATGGCTCAGTTCAGGATGTCTTTCTTGTCGTCGACAAGGCTGACAGGGAGAGAGTCTGGGGGGAAATCGAGAAGCTGAGTGATGAATGGAAAAATTAA
- a CDS encoding emp24/gp25L/p24 family protein yields MVQTKKLLIGVGAVIGIIVIVLLGLMAFAPETVQEAVPHERTITIASGTYTVDPGTTRKFSFSVPYDASDVRVKLEFEAKGGSGDDIIVKIVDSNGRVVYNSGQVTKVYTTVNLYGGGTYYLVLDNTFSLISSKDVTINAKLVYIG; encoded by the coding sequence ATGGTGCAGACGAAAAAACTCCTAATTGGAGTAGGAGCTGTGATAGGCATTATAGTGATAGTACTTTTGGGTTTGATGGCTTTTGCTCCAGAGACGGTTCAAGAAGCTGTGCCTCATGAGAGGACTATAACTATAGCTAGTGGCACATATACTGTGGATCCTGGAACTACACGGAAATTCAGTTTTAGTGTCCCTTATGATGCCAGTGATGTCAGGGTTAAATTGGAGTTTGAGGCTAAAGGAGGCTCCGGAGATGACATTATTGTCAAAATTGTCGATTCGAATGGAAGAGTAGTGTACAATAGTGGTCAAGTGACAAAGGTGTATACTACTGTTAATCTCTATGGTGGTGGTACCTACTATCTAGTGCTCGACAACACATTCTCGCTGATTTCATCTAAGGATGTTACTATAAATGCCAAGCTGGTGTACATTGGATGA
- a CDS encoding class I SAM-dependent methyltransferase — MSFREKYAKLGERYNFLEKPLERFFCPLRQKAISFVKGRTLEIGVGVGKTLPYYPPDVELHAVDAVPEMVKIAEKKARELDLNARFYIMDAEKLEFPSESFDTVISSFVFCTVPNPEKAMKEIYRVLKPGGRAIFLEHTKSECELLNWLFLKPLDLFLGWLIEDNTLRETHDLVRKYFKIEHEESHYQGVIRLIIARKPENQSKAFKPRGT, encoded by the coding sequence ATGAGCTTTCGGGAGAAGTACGCCAAGCTTGGTGAACGCTATAACTTCCTCGAAAAACCTCTCGAGAGGTTCTTCTGTCCGCTGAGACAAAAGGCTATAAGCTTTGTTAAGGGAAGAACTCTTGAGATAGGCGTCGGCGTTGGCAAGACCCTTCCCTATTACCCTCCAGACGTTGAGCTCCATGCAGTTGATGCTGTGCCTGAGATGGTCAAGATAGCAGAGAAGAAGGCCAGAGAACTCGATCTGAACGCCCGATTTTATATTATGGACGCTGAAAAACTGGAGTTTCCAAGCGAAAGTTTCGATACCGTGATTTCATCCTTCGTCTTCTGCACTGTGCCAAATCCAGAGAAGGCTATGAAAGAGATTTACCGAGTCTTAAAGCCCGGCGGCAGGGCAATATTCCTGGAACACACGAAGAGCGAGTGTGAGCTCCTGAACTGGCTGTTTTTAAAGCCTCTGGACCTCTTCCTTGGTTGGCTCATAGAGGACAACACTCTAAGGGAGACGCACGATCTCGTTAGAAAATACTTCAAAATTGAGCACGAGGAGAGCCACTATCAGGGGGTTATAAGACTAATCATTGCAAGGAAGCCAGAAAACCAAAGTAAAGCTTTTAAGCCAAGGGGAACTTAG
- the lrpA gene encoding HTH-type transcriptional regulator LrpA gives MLDERDRIIIDMLTRDARTPFTEIAKVLGISETAVRKRVKALEEAGVIRQYTIVVDPSKLGYNLVSLTGVDTLPEKIFEVANKLKEFEFVRNVYLTSGDHMIMAEIWAKDGEDLSDIISNKIGKLNGVTKVCPAIILEKLK, from the coding sequence ATGCTTGATGAAAGGGACAGGATTATAATCGATATGCTCACCAGAGATGCCCGCACTCCGTTCACGGAGATAGCGAAGGTATTGGGCATCAGCGAGACGGCCGTCAGGAAAAGGGTCAAGGCTCTCGAGGAGGCTGGGGTTATACGGCAGTACACCATCGTGGTTGATCCGTCAAAGCTCGGTTACAACCTTGTCAGCCTTACTGGGGTTGACACACTCCCTGAGAAGATATTCGAGGTCGCAAACAAGCTCAAGGAGTTCGAGTTCGTGAGGAACGTCTACCTCACGAGCGGTGACCACATGATAATGGCCGAGATCTGGGCCAAGGACGGAGAGGACCTTTCAGACATAATCTCCAACAAGATAGGTAAACTTAACGGCGTCACCAAGGTTTGCCCTGCCATAATCCTCGAGAAGCTGAAGTAG
- the rlmD gene encoding 23S rRNA (uracil(1939)-C(5))-methyltransferase RlmD encodes MRGVVERLDLEGLGIVRLDKREIHVPFTAPGDIVEIKRWRKKKRTLIATEYEVVGPSEIRTEPKCPYFGTCGGCLLQHLPYDEQLKFKSDKLSEILGFDVEVIPSPKIYGHRNRIDVVISTNGIGFRRRGTWWDVVDIEECPVFGKASGKVLRSLREFIEDHKPSLYEIGKNRGFLRYVVIREGKFTDELMVNLVTAEGELPEEFPDYFDYADSIYWSVNRTPSDVSYGDVERVWKKEFIRERLDDVAYLIHPNSFFQTNSYQAVNLVREVSRLVEGEKVLDLYSGVGTFGVYLAKRGFTVEGIEINPFAVEMANRNAELNGIDAVFSVGEDKDVKNLAKYDTIILDPPRAGLHPKLVKKILKDEPQTIVYVSCNPKTLKLNLNELSGKYSVEEAVGLDMFPHTPHIEVVVKLKHKVWL; translated from the coding sequence ATGAGGGGAGTCGTTGAGAGACTGGATTTGGAAGGACTGGGCATAGTCAGGCTGGATAAACGGGAAATTCACGTCCCATTTACAGCCCCTGGCGATATCGTCGAGATTAAAAGATGGCGGAAAAAGAAGAGAACGCTCATAGCAACTGAGTATGAAGTAGTTGGGCCTTCTGAGATTCGAACCGAACCAAAGTGTCCATATTTTGGAACCTGCGGCGGCTGTCTCTTACAGCACCTTCCCTACGATGAGCAGCTGAAGTTCAAATCTGACAAGCTTTCGGAGATTCTTGGTTTTGATGTCGAGGTTATTCCTTCACCGAAGATATATGGCCATAGAAATCGTATTGATGTTGTCATTTCGACAAATGGGATTGGCTTCAGAAGGAGGGGCACTTGGTGGGACGTCGTGGACATCGAGGAGTGTCCCGTCTTCGGAAAAGCCAGTGGAAAGGTTCTCCGTTCGCTCAGGGAGTTTATAGAGGATCACAAGCCGAGCCTCTATGAGATAGGCAAAAACAGGGGCTTTTTGAGGTATGTAGTCATTCGTGAGGGCAAGTTCACGGATGAACTGATGGTGAACCTTGTAACTGCCGAGGGGGAACTTCCCGAGGAGTTCCCGGACTACTTCGACTACGCTGACTCTATCTACTGGAGCGTGAACAGGACACCAAGCGATGTCTCCTATGGCGATGTGGAAAGGGTTTGGAAGAAAGAGTTCATACGCGAGAGGCTCGATGACGTTGCTTACCTTATCCACCCCAACAGCTTTTTCCAGACTAACAGCTACCAAGCGGTTAACTTAGTCAGGGAAGTTTCCAGACTCGTGGAGGGTGAAAAAGTTCTCGATCTGTATTCTGGCGTCGGAACCTTCGGCGTTTACCTTGCGAAGAGGGGCTTTACCGTTGAGGGCATCGAGATTAACCCCTTCGCGGTTGAGATGGCCAACAGAAATGCCGAACTAAACGGGATTGATGCAGTCTTTTCGGTTGGAGAGGACAAAGACGTCAAGAACTTGGCGAAATACGACACGATAATCCTCGATCCGCCGAGAGCGGGCTTGCATCCAAAGTTGGTCAAGAAAATCTTAAAAGATGAACCGCAGACCATCGTTTACGTCTCCTGCAACCCAAAGACCCTTAAACTGAACTTGAACGAGCTATCTGGAAAGTACTCTGTGGAAGAGGCAGTTGGTCTCGACATGTTCCCTCACACTCCCCACATCGAAGTGGTTGTCAAACTTAAACACAAGGTTTGGCTTTAG
- a CDS encoding helix-turn-helix domain-containing protein has product MFGRRKDVVYKVLATKKRAVALQSLSAELETPMPAVLKTVKQLESDGLVEVFYGQDKASIMVKAKTIEDYI; this is encoded by the coding sequence ATGTTCGGCAGGCGTAAGGATGTTGTTTACAAAGTCCTCGCCACCAAAAAGAGGGCCGTGGCCCTTCAGAGCCTGAGCGCCGAGCTCGAGACTCCCATGCCCGCGGTTCTTAAAACTGTAAAACAATTAGAATCAGACGGTCTCGTAGAGGTTTTCTACGGCCAGGATAAAGCCTCAATCATGGTGAAAGCAAAGACCATTGAGGATTACATCTGA
- a CDS encoding MinD/ParA family ATP-binding protein codes for MVSVVITGRGGAGKTTMTTNLSTYFSKNNYRTLVIDGDLYLPKLAFHFGIYNPVYNLHTLLKDPEMRVPDAVYHDIKTGVDVLPGSSKLYDVLDLDQRRLKDIVREIQTRYQITFIDSPVGIPFDTISTFRLAQYQLIIVEIERCPIHSVHRMIENEVVKLKALGEAYGLKVGVILNKVRESSQNIDEIVEFLEYSVDVPVVGIVPYDYQVPEATNEGRPVVDYAPHSKASKAIVEAGDIMGEWIFGEKKKEGSLHRLYKSLFSHLRGGRIPAGKKL; via the coding sequence GTGGTATCAGTAGTCATAACCGGTAGGGGTGGGGCAGGAAAGACCACCATGACAACTAATTTGAGCACTTACTTCTCCAAGAACAACTACAGAACTCTGGTCATAGATGGCGACCTCTATCTTCCAAAGCTCGCATTCCACTTCGGCATATACAATCCGGTTTACAACCTCCATACCCTGCTAAAGGATCCCGAGATGAGGGTCCCGGATGCAGTCTACCATGACATCAAAACGGGTGTCGATGTGCTCCCAGGAAGTTCAAAGCTCTACGACGTCCTTGACCTAGATCAGAGAAGGCTTAAGGACATTGTGAGAGAGATTCAAACGAGATACCAGATTACATTCATAGATTCACCGGTCGGAATACCCTTCGATACTATTTCAACCTTCAGGCTTGCCCAGTACCAGCTAATCATAGTAGAAATAGAGCGCTGTCCGATACACTCGGTTCACAGAATGATAGAAAACGAAGTTGTCAAACTGAAGGCCCTCGGGGAGGCCTACGGCCTGAAAGTTGGGGTCATACTTAACAAGGTCCGGGAATCCTCGCAGAACATCGACGAAATAGTGGAGTTCCTCGAGTATAGCGTCGATGTTCCGGTTGTGGGAATAGTTCCCTATGACTATCAGGTTCCAGAAGCAACCAACGAGGGAAGGCCAGTTGTTGACTACGCACCTCACTCAAAAGCCTCAAAAGCCATCGTCGAGGCGGGCGACATCATGGGTGAATGGATATTCGGGGAAAAGAAAAAGGAAGGGTCTCTCCACAGGCTCTACAAATCATTATTCTCTCATTTGCGAGGGGGCAGAATCCCTGCGGGCAAAAAGCTCTGA